The nucleotide sequence TTAACCGCTCTCCCAACTATGTCTATCGCACATGTACAGGAGGTGTATTCAAGCTCGAGCTGTTCTTACCTGAAGAATACCCTATGAACCCACCAAAGGTCAGATTCTTGACTAAGATCTAGTGAGTGTCTCGATTTCTATAGATGCACTATCTTTAGTATGGGATATAGTAAGGTTCACGTTCACCAGCTGATGTACATTGTGTGGCTCCTATTTAGTCACCCAAATATTGGTATGTCCACTCTCTACTCCGTATCCCTCCCTGCATCCATCGTGCTGAATACAGCTAATCATTGATGTGCCAATAGACAAACTCGGTAGAATCTGTCTGGATATCCTCAAAGACAAATGGTCACCCGCTTTACAGATCCGAACTGTGCTGTGAGTATCTCTGAAATCACGCTCTCCATCAGATACGAGTTGGGTCTTACCAATTCTgccacccacccacccacgTGATCCGTCTGCCCTCTCGCGTACCTTGATATTATTGCTAGAACATATGCTGACGATGAATCCATGACCTCATAGCCTCTCCATCCAAGCCCTTCTCGGTGCTCCCAACCCTGACGACCCCCTCGCCAACGACGTAGCGCAGAACTGGAAAGAGAATCAAAGTGCTGCCATCGCCCAAGCTAGAGAATGGACCAGGCAATATGCTCAATAGGTGCCGAGGACGATCAGACATTCCTAGTCCTAGTGATATACCATGTTTGAGTACGTAGGATGGATGTAGAGGTTTTAGTAGCTTAGATTTTAGTATCTTCGGATGATCAGATAGATAAGAACGTTTTGTCTATCGTGTATATACCCTTTGTTTTCTTGTGATGTAGTGATATTCCATACTTTGATCAGATCATTATTGGTCTCTGTCGATTGATGGTCCTATTCAGACCGCAAAGATTGATCACGGCAATACTATCAGTCTCATCGAGGCAATACTGACAAGATGGTACCCTCAGAGGCAAGTCAGGAGCGTAGCAAGTGATACATCTGGGTATCTGCTTACATCGGTGGTCTTGTAAGACACAATGCATGTACGAGTctcttcgatgatgatctagaagttatgaatgatgatatgtgatgCTCCGCTCCTGAGCTATGCAAGTCTTCATCGATCGGGAAGAGGATCGGATTAGAAGTCCTACAAGAGACATCGGACATCAGCTCGACACTTATACTGATTCCTCAGttgagagaaggaggtggataGTGGAAGACAGATGATAGAGGATAGAGGATAGAAGATAGAAGATAGAGGATAGAGGATAGAAGATAGAGGATAGAAGATAGAGGGAAAACAACTCACAGTAACCCTCCCCGCATAACTCCAATCCTGATCCCCAGCCTTGAACGGATCCACCTTAGGTCCCCCCCTCTCCCCCGTCTTGGGATTAACGTCCCCCTCGAACTCTGGTCTTGGTCCCCTCCTTATATCCCTATGTAGATCATCTGAAGCTTTAATCCCCTTGGAGGGATCATCGACTATATCGGGAGATGCGCCGATTGATTCGTTGGCTTTGAGGAGGGCATCGAACTCTGCTTGGTCggatggtgggaggggaggtgggcCGGGGCGGGAGAATGAGGGGGCTTTtttggataggagggaggaggtggtggataGGGATCGGACAGGTATAggcgaagagaagaaggctcGGGATGAGGTGGGAAGGCAGGATCGGAGGAGGGATGTCATTTTGAATGTGTTGAGTTTGATTCGCTTTGTAATGTGGTTGTTGGACAAGCAAgattgtgtttgtgtttgatATCAAGGTGGTCGATATCAAGATTGTATTGTATGGACATCTCTCTTGAAATAGTTGCTAGTATTATTGGATTGGCCACCCACTGTGCACTGTGATCGGAGTGAGAACGCGAGTGCGcggagatggaggtgatcgCCGTGTCTGAAGCAAACTTTAAAGTGAAAATTGAAAATTGAAAAGTGGGATGGAACGCTCCTCTGATCCATTCATACGTTATCAGTCATACATACTTGGGAAGTAAAGGGTATATATCTTGGGAACCATGCTAGGTATACTATGAACATCCTATATCCCTCATTCGAAAGAAAATCACCACCATACGCTACTTATCCCACAAATCTTCAACATCACTCCTTACTCTCCTCATTCACGGCTTATTTCGACCCTAGCGGAGATATACGAATCAGTTGACCAGTAACATGCAGATTAAGGGGACAGAACTCACAGATCACAACTCCTCATATGAAGTCCAGCCAGTTCTCCGAAAAGCGTTGTATATGTTCAATTCGTGTCTATATAATGAAGACACGATCTGAGGGTTGGGCGGTACCTTGAGTGATTCCTTCTCGAGCAGATGGGCGAGAGCGTACCACCGGCCGTAGCTAGGCAATTGGCTCTTTGCTCTGTCCGGATTCCACTCTCCCTTCATCGCCACATGCTCTATCCCCTCCAACGTTACTCCACCTTCAAGATACGCCATTATCTCCTCCCGAACCTGCCTGGCTTGTTGActcttgatctcctcgaagcTCTTCGGCAccttttccatcttcttcctgacCCTTTCTAACTTCGACCCTGCACACGTCTGCACCAGGCAAGCGTTGATTAATTCTCGAGCTCTTTGGGAAGGCCAGACTAGATCATccggagcaggagcagaagtAGAGGAGGATGCAGAGGCAGGAAGAGTAGGAGTGGCGGGAGCGAAGGTATCGGCGGACCGCCGAGCTCGGGTCGCAGGTGCTGGTGTGGACGGAGGCGCTGAGAGGcggatgatggtggatggagggCGAGGTGGAGCAGACAAAAGAGCTGGGACACGACTCGGGTTCCTCATCCGGGAGTGATGGATCGAGATCAGGATAGTTGAAGTCGGGTCCTTGTCCGAGGTCTGGtagtggaggagatggagtgCGTAGCGGAGAAGGGGGAAAAATGAAGGGAATTTTTTCCCTAGTCGttgaaggtggaagaggagcCGGCGGGGCCGATTGGGAGATGGATATCTTGGAGAGGGACGATTGAAGACCGGCAATGTCTCGGTTGTGGTCTTCATTGTCGACCTTGGTCTTCAGAGAAGCTTCGAGATCAccaatcctcttctcgcCGTTGGGCATCGCCATCTTCGATCCTTGACCTGCGCTATAGGACGATTAACGGACGGCATCAGCACGGTGACACACAACCATGCAAAGTGGACGCTGAggtcagctcacctctatTAGTGTTGAACCCTCTCGCATAGATAGGGTATTGGTTCGGTCAGGTGCTGAATACCGTTGGTAGGTAGGTGAATTT is from Kwoniella bestiolae CBS 10118 chromosome 6, complete sequence and encodes:
- a CDS encoding ubiquitin-conjugating enzyme E2 N, which codes for MSGLPKRILKETERLMADSPPGISAAPKDDNLRHFDVTVAGPESSPYEGGVFKLELFLPEEYPMNPPKVRFLTKIYHPNIDKLGRICLDILKDKWSPALQIRTVLLSIQALLGAPNPDDPLANDVAQNWKENQSAAIAQAREWTRQYAQ